A genomic window from Aquabacterium sp. OR-4 includes:
- a CDS encoding PaaI family thioesterase yields MTSHPTTPPAAASPSAPDEASPPEPALHGRERHVPFIAHLGIHRVRADHGEALIELTLRPELCNNHGGGHGGVMMTLLDCAMAHAALSRIDYSREVVTVDMHIAFMHPASGRLQATGRATGGGRSVCFCEAEIRDDHGHVIAKSMGTFRYRAPATGDGPGRV; encoded by the coding sequence ATGACGTCACACCCCACCACGCCACCCGCAGCAGCCTCGCCCTCGGCCCCGGACGAGGCCTCGCCACCCGAGCCTGCACTGCACGGGCGCGAGCGCCATGTGCCCTTCATTGCGCACCTGGGCATCCACCGCGTGCGGGCCGACCATGGCGAGGCGCTGATCGAGCTCACGCTGCGGCCCGAGCTGTGCAACAACCATGGCGGCGGCCATGGCGGTGTGATGATGACCCTGCTCGACTGCGCCATGGCCCATGCGGCGCTGAGCCGCATCGACTACAGCCGCGAGGTGGTGACGGTGGACATGCACATCGCCTTCATGCACCCCGCCAGCGGCCGGCTGCAGGCCACCGGCCGCGCCACCGGCGGTGGCCGCTCGGTGTGCTTTTGCGAGGCCGAGATCCGCGACGACCACGGCCATGTCATCGCCAAGAGCATGGGCACGTTCCGCTACCGGGCGCCGGCCACGGGGGATGGGCCGGGGCGGGTTTGA
- a CDS encoding lipid-transfer protein, with protein MGTSVHVVGVGMIPFTKPGASAPYPQMGAEAARRALADAGLDVARIEQAYVGYVFGDSCAGQAAVYEVGLTGVPVINVNNNCATGSTALFLARQAVASGAIECALALGFEQMVPGPLKGAWTDRPSPLARFLDTMAQDQGYDEALPRAAQFFGGAARAYMAEHGIAASTFARISVKARQHAARNPLAVFRQTVTLDEVLASPTVFDPLTRLQCCPPTCGAAAAIVCSEDFARRHGLDLRVRIAAQAMSTDTASTFGSHDMRKLVGADMALAASKKVYEAAGIGPEDIDVVELHDCFTANELITYEALGLTPPGTAEKFILDGDNTYGGRVVTNPSGGLLSKGHPLGATGLAQCAELTWQLRGQAEQRQVEGARLALQHNLGLGGACVVTLYERSH; from the coding sequence ATGGGCACATCGGTGCATGTGGTGGGTGTGGGCATGATCCCGTTCACCAAGCCGGGCGCCAGCGCGCCCTATCCGCAGATGGGTGCCGAGGCCGCGCGCCGCGCCCTGGCCGATGCCGGCCTCGATGTTGCACGCATCGAGCAGGCCTACGTGGGCTATGTGTTCGGTGACTCGTGCGCCGGCCAGGCGGCGGTGTACGAGGTGGGCCTCACCGGCGTGCCGGTGATCAACGTCAACAACAACTGCGCCACCGGCTCCACCGCGCTGTTCCTGGCGCGGCAGGCCGTGGCCTCGGGGGCCATCGAGTGCGCGCTGGCGCTGGGCTTCGAGCAGATGGTGCCCGGCCCGCTGAAGGGCGCGTGGACCGACCGGCCCAGCCCGCTGGCGCGCTTTCTCGACACCATGGCGCAAGACCAGGGCTATGACGAAGCCCTGCCGCGCGCGGCGCAGTTCTTTGGTGGCGCGGCGCGCGCCTACATGGCCGAGCATGGCATCGCCGCCAGCACCTTTGCGCGCATCTCGGTCAAGGCGCGCCAGCACGCGGCGCGCAACCCGCTGGCGGTGTTCCGCCAGACCGTCACGCTGGACGAGGTGCTGGCCTCGCCCACCGTGTTCGACCCGCTCACCCGCCTGCAGTGCTGCCCGCCCACCTGCGGCGCCGCGGCCGCCATCGTGTGCAGCGAAGACTTTGCCCGCCGCCACGGCCTGGACCTGCGCGTGCGCATCGCCGCCCAGGCCATGAGCACTGACACCGCCAGCACCTTCGGCAGCCACGACATGCGCAAGCTGGTGGGCGCCGACATGGCGCTGGCCGCATCGAAGAAGGTGTACGAAGCCGCCGGCATCGGCCCCGAAGACATCGACGTGGTGGAGCTGCACGACTGCTTCACCGCCAACGAGCTGATCACCTACGAGGCGCTGGGCCTCACGCCGCCGGGCACGGCCGAGAAGTTCATCCTGGACGGCGACAACACCTACGGCGGACGCGTCGTCACCAACCCCTCGGGCGGCCTGCTCAGCAAGGGCCACCCGCTGGGCGCCACCGGCCTGGCGCAATGTGCCGAGCTGACCTGGCAGCTGCGGGGGCAGGCCGAGCAGCGCCAGGTGGAAGGCGCGCGGCTGGCGCTGCAGCACAACCTGGGCCTGGGCGGCGCTTGCGTCGTCACGCTCTACGAGAGGAGCCATTGA
- a CDS encoding MaoC family dehydratase N-terminal domain-containing protein: MMNKAYIGHELPAFTVDVEQGRLKFFAQAIGQTDPVYTDEDAARAAGHPGLPVPPSFLFCLEMDAPNPGALRELLDIDIAKVLHGEQRFRYHRGAHAGDRLSFQQRIADIYDKKNGALEFVVRETRVTNQRGEHVADLVGTTVVRNG, from the coding sequence ATGATGAACAAAGCCTACATCGGCCACGAGCTGCCCGCCTTCACGGTGGATGTCGAGCAAGGCCGGCTGAAGTTCTTCGCCCAGGCCATCGGCCAGACCGACCCGGTCTACACCGACGAAGACGCGGCCCGGGCCGCCGGCCATCCCGGCCTGCCGGTGCCGCCCAGCTTCCTGTTCTGCCTGGAGATGGACGCCCCCAACCCCGGCGCTTTGCGCGAGCTGCTCGACATCGACATCGCCAAGGTGCTGCACGGCGAGCAGCGCTTTCGCTACCACCGCGGCGCCCATGCCGGCGACCGGCTGAGCTTCCAGCAGCGCATTGCTGACATCTACGACAAGAAGAACGGCGCGCTGGAGTTCGTGGTGCGCGAAACCCGCGTCACCAACCAGCGCGGCGAGCATGTGGCCGATCTGGTCGGCACCACCGTGGTGAGGAATGGATAG
- a CDS encoding MaoC family dehydratase, whose protein sequence is MTDLSQLKVGDALPAFTTEPVSRLTLALYCGASGDHNPIHVDTDFAKRAGYPDVFAHGMLSMAYLSRLLTNWVPQQRLREYGVRFVAITQVGDAITCSGTVTEIFEQAGERRARLELKTVNQAGQVKLTGDAVVAI, encoded by the coding sequence ATGACCGATCTGAGCCAACTGAAGGTGGGCGACGCCCTGCCCGCCTTCACCACCGAGCCCGTCTCGCGCCTGACGCTGGCGCTGTACTGCGGCGCCTCGGGTGACCACAACCCGATCCATGTAGACACCGACTTTGCCAAGCGCGCCGGCTACCCCGATGTGTTTGCCCACGGCATGCTGTCGATGGCCTACCTGAGCCGCCTGCTCACCAACTGGGTGCCGCAGCAGCGCCTGCGCGAGTACGGCGTGCGCTTTGTCGCCATCACCCAGGTGGGCGACGCCATCACCTGCAGCGGCACGGTGACCGAGATCTTCGAGCAGGCCGGCGAACGCCGCGCGCGGCTGGAACTGAAGACCGTCAACCAGGCCGGCCAGGTGAAGCTGACCGGCGACGCCGTGGTGGCGATCTGA
- a CDS encoding acyl-CoA dehydrogenase family protein: MIQTPKPEWLTPDLEMLADTAARFAEKEMLPNDARWREQKHGDRALWNKAGAAGLLCASIPEQYGGGGGDFRHDMVILQTWARQMAGGFSNSVHSGIVAQYLLRYGTEAQKQHYLPKMATGECVAAIAMTEPGAGTDLQAIRTRAVKEGGDYVINGSKIFITNGHHADLVVLVCRTGEEKGGKGVSLVLVDASTKGFRRGKLLDKVGQHTVDTAELFFEDMRVPQSQLLGTQEGRGFVQLMEELPRERLIIAAGGVATLQRAIADTVAYVKQRSIFGQTLMSMQNTRFKLAECQMKASIAESFVNDLVARSLRGELDLPTSAIAKCWVSDAVCQVVDECVQLHGGYGYMMEYPIARLYADTRVGRIYGGSNEVMKELIARAMEK; encoded by the coding sequence ATGATCCAGACCCCCAAGCCCGAGTGGCTGACGCCCGACCTCGAGATGCTGGCCGACACGGCCGCCCGGTTCGCCGAGAAGGAAATGCTGCCCAACGACGCCCGCTGGCGTGAGCAGAAGCATGGCGACCGCGCGCTCTGGAACAAGGCCGGCGCGGCCGGCCTGCTGTGCGCCAGCATCCCCGAGCAATACGGCGGCGGTGGTGGCGACTTCCGCCACGACATGGTCATCCTGCAGACCTGGGCACGGCAGATGGCCGGCGGCTTCAGCAACAGCGTGCACTCGGGCATCGTGGCCCAGTACCTGCTGCGTTATGGCACCGAGGCGCAGAAGCAGCACTATCTGCCGAAGATGGCCACCGGCGAGTGCGTGGCCGCCATCGCGATGACCGAGCCCGGCGCCGGCACCGACCTGCAGGCCATCCGCACCCGTGCGGTGAAGGAGGGCGGCGACTACGTCATCAACGGCAGCAAGATCTTCATCACCAACGGCCACCACGCCGACCTGGTGGTGCTGGTGTGCCGCACCGGCGAAGAAAAAGGCGGCAAGGGCGTGAGCCTGGTGCTGGTGGACGCCAGCACCAAGGGCTTTCGCCGCGGCAAGCTGCTCGACAAGGTGGGCCAGCACACGGTGGACACCGCCGAGCTGTTCTTCGAGGACATGCGCGTGCCGCAAAGCCAATTGCTGGGCACGCAGGAAGGCCGCGGCTTCGTGCAGCTGATGGAGGAGCTGCCGCGCGAGCGCCTGATCATCGCCGCCGGCGGCGTGGCCACCCTGCAGCGCGCCATTGCCGACACCGTGGCCTACGTGAAGCAGCGCAGCATCTTCGGCCAGACGCTGATGAGCATGCAGAACACCCGCTTCAAGCTGGCCGAGTGCCAGATGAAGGCCAGCATCGCCGAGAGCTTTGTCAACGACCTGGTGGCGCGCTCGCTGCGCGGCGAACTCGACCTGCCGACCTCGGCCATTGCCAAGTGCTGGGTGAGTGATGCCGTGTGCCAGGTGGTGGACGAATGCGTGCAGCTGCACGGCGGCTACGGCTACATGATGGAGTACCCGATCGCCCGGCTGTATGCCGACACCCGCGTGGGCCGCATCTACGGCGGCAGCAACGAGGTGATGAAGGAGCTCATCGCCCGCGCGATGGAGAAATGA
- a CDS encoding Bug family tripartite tricarboxylate transporter substrate binding protein has product MAAALAGTTLPGTAMAQAPAWPSKPIKLVVPYAPGGATDILARLVATHLQTGLGQNVVVENRPGASGVLGNDAVAKSAPDGHTVLLGITAIIQSATLLKLPYDPYKDLAPVAMLASSTSLLAVPKTLPVKNVAEFVALVKSQPGKHSYGTYGAGSSSHIQGEALKAQAGLDLVHVPYKGAAPMVTDLLGGQISAAFVDAGTARAHVGAGAFKVLAVTGTERLKMAPDAPVLSELGYQHFDPKGWFGFFVPAGTPAPVISKLSAEIARITRLPEVSKRIDELGQVPVGSTPEAFAEAIRKDGPLYARLIKDLNIKLD; this is encoded by the coding sequence ATGGCGGCCGCGCTGGCCGGCACCACCCTGCCCGGCACCGCCATGGCCCAGGCGCCCGCCTGGCCCAGCAAGCCGATCAAGCTGGTGGTGCCCTATGCGCCCGGCGGCGCCACCGACATCCTGGCCCGCCTGGTGGCCACCCATCTGCAAACCGGTCTCGGCCAGAACGTGGTGGTCGAGAACAGGCCCGGCGCCAGCGGCGTGCTGGGCAACGACGCGGTGGCCAAGTCGGCGCCCGACGGCCACACCGTGCTGCTGGGCATCACCGCCATCATCCAGAGCGCCACGCTGCTGAAGCTGCCCTACGACCCGTACAAGGACCTGGCGCCGGTGGCCATGCTGGCCAGCAGCACCAGCCTGCTGGCCGTGCCCAAGACCCTGCCGGTGAAGAACGTGGCCGAGTTCGTGGCCCTGGTCAAGAGCCAGCCCGGCAAGCACAGCTACGGCACCTATGGCGCCGGCAGCAGCTCGCACATCCAGGGCGAGGCGCTCAAGGCCCAGGCCGGGCTCGACCTGGTGCATGTGCCCTACAAGGGCGCCGCGCCCATGGTCACCGACTTGCTGGGCGGCCAGATCAGCGCCGCCTTCGTGGATGCCGGCACCGCACGCGCCCATGTGGGCGCCGGCGCGTTCAAGGTGCTGGCCGTCACCGGCACCGAGCGCCTGAAGATGGCACCCGACGCGCCAGTGCTGTCCGAGCTGGGCTACCAGCACTTCGATCCCAAGGGCTGGTTCGGCTTCTTCGTGCCGGCCGGCACGCCGGCACCGGTGATCAGCAAGCTCTCGGCCGAGATCGCCCGCATCACCCGCCTGCCCGAGGTGAGCAAGCGCATCGACGAGCTGGGCCAGGTGCCGGTGGGCAGCACGCCCGAGGCCTTTGCCGAAGCCATCCGCAAGGACGGGCCGCTGTACGCCCGGCTCATCAAGGACCTGAACATCAAACTCGACTGA
- a CDS encoding Zn-ribbon domain-containing OB-fold protein — MSDANEPTGNAHQAWQRALDEGRFLIQRCGGCAQAVFQPRELCPHCGHGRLAFEAPAGTGTVYATTVVRRKPAEGGDYNVALIDLDEGCRLMSRVEGVPPAEVRIGQRVAARVQVSKDGKGLVLFDPLTAATATPAGAA; from the coding sequence ATGTCCGACGCCAACGAACCCACGGGCAACGCCCACCAGGCCTGGCAGCGCGCGCTGGACGAAGGCCGCTTCCTGATCCAGCGCTGCGGCGGCTGCGCCCAGGCCGTGTTCCAGCCGCGCGAGCTGTGCCCGCACTGCGGCCATGGCAGGCTGGCCTTCGAGGCGCCGGCCGGCACCGGCACCGTCTACGCCACCACCGTGGTGCGGCGCAAGCCGGCCGAGGGCGGCGACTACAACGTGGCCCTGATCGATCTGGACGAAGGCTGCCGCCTGATGAGCCGCGTGGAAGGCGTGCCGCCCGCCGAGGTGCGCATCGGCCAGCGCGTGGCCGCACGCGTGCAGGTCAGCAAGGACGGCAAGGGCCTGGTGCTTTTTGATCCGCTCACCGCAGCCACCGCCACCCCAGCAGGAGCCGCCTGA
- a CDS encoding thiolase, with the protein MRPARTPDNRALRGACAIAGVATFGCGEAHGHDDMSLLAQAARLAVADAGLTMDDIDGIATCSAGASMWVMPAIEHLGINANYIDGTMLGGSSFIAHLLPAMRALASGQCNAVLVCYGSAQRTSTLSRGAIGQARRALDPQPYEQPYEPFMPASAYALAASRHMHQYGTTRRQLAEVAVAARAWAQLNPEAFMREPLSIDDVLNARMVSDPLSVRDCCLVTDGGGALVLVRSDRAKDLPHKPVHVLGAATACWNRQISSMPDLTVTAASQSGAQAYAMAGLAAKDMDVVALYDAFTINTLLFLEDLGFCAKGEAGPFVEGGAIAPGGRLAVNTNGGGLSCVHPGMYGIYTLIEGVRQLRGQGGERQVAGAKLALCHGNGGTLSSQATAILGTAETL; encoded by the coding sequence ATGCGCCCCGCCCGCACCCCCGACAACCGCGCGCTGCGCGGCGCTTGCGCCATCGCCGGCGTGGCCACCTTCGGCTGTGGCGAAGCCCATGGCCACGACGACATGTCGCTGCTGGCCCAAGCCGCGCGGCTGGCGGTGGCCGATGCCGGCCTGACGATGGACGACATCGACGGCATCGCCACCTGCAGCGCCGGCGCATCGATGTGGGTGATGCCCGCCATCGAGCACCTGGGCATCAACGCCAACTACATCGACGGCACCATGCTGGGCGGCAGCAGCTTCATCGCCCACCTGCTGCCGGCCATGCGCGCGCTGGCCAGCGGCCAGTGCAATGCGGTGCTGGTGTGCTACGGCAGCGCGCAGCGCACCAGCACGCTCAGCCGCGGCGCCATCGGCCAGGCCCGCCGCGCGCTCGACCCCCAGCCCTACGAGCAGCCGTATGAGCCCTTCATGCCGGCCAGTGCCTATGCGCTGGCGGCCTCGCGCCATATGCACCAGTACGGCACCACGCGGCGTCAGTTGGCTGAAGTTGCGGTGGCGGCCCGCGCCTGGGCGCAGCTGAACCCCGAGGCCTTCATGCGCGAGCCGCTCAGCATCGACGATGTGCTGAACGCGCGCATGGTGAGCGACCCGCTGAGCGTGCGCGACTGCTGCCTGGTGACCGATGGCGGCGGCGCCCTGGTGCTGGTGCGCAGCGACCGCGCCAAGGATCTGCCGCACAAGCCGGTGCATGTGCTGGGCGCTGCCACCGCCTGCTGGAACCGCCAGATCAGCAGCATGCCCGACCTCACCGTCACCGCCGCCAGCCAGTCGGGCGCGCAGGCCTATGCGATGGCCGGCCTGGCCGCGAAGGACATGGACGTGGTGGCGCTGTACGACGCCTTCACCATCAACACCCTGCTGTTCCTGGAAGACCTGGGCTTTTGCGCCAAGGGCGAGGCGGGGCCGTTCGTGGAAGGTGGCGCCATCGCCCCGGGCGGGCGGCTGGCGGTCAACACCAATGGCGGGGGCCTGTCCTGCGTGCACCCCGGCATGTACGGCATCTACACGCTGATCGAGGGCGTGCGCCAGCTGCGCGGCCAGGGCGGCGAGCGCCAGGTGGCCGGTGCGAAGCTGGCGCTGTGCCACGGCAATGGCGGCACGCTGAGCAGCCAGGCCACGGCCATTCTCGGCACGGCCGAAACGCTCTGA
- a CDS encoding acyl-CoA dehydrogenase family protein codes for MIRDADTLTALCDAVRRFVRERLVPAEHEVAETDQIPEDIVQQMRELGLFGLTIPESYGGLGLTMEEEVRVLLELCQTSPAFRSVIGTTVGIGAMGILMDGTPAQKDLWLPKMATGEVMASFALTEPESGSDAASLRTTAIRQGDHYVVNGSKRYITNAPQAGVFTLMARTNPADKGAGGVSAFIVDAKSPGISLGKPDQKMGQRGAHTCDVVFDNVRVPAANLIGGVEGRGFKTAMKVLEKGRIHIAAVCVGVARRMLDDALKYAMERQQFGQKIAEFQLVQALLADSQAELYAAECMTLDAARKRDEGRDVALEASCCKMFASEMCGRVADRAVQILGGAGYMSEYGIERFYRDVRIFRIYEGTTQIQQIVIARAMVKAAAASA; via the coding sequence ATGATCCGCGATGCCGACACCCTGACCGCCCTGTGCGACGCCGTGCGCCGCTTCGTGCGCGAGCGCCTGGTTCCGGCCGAACACGAGGTGGCCGAGACCGACCAGATCCCCGAAGACATCGTGCAGCAGATGCGCGAGCTGGGGCTGTTCGGGCTGACCATCCCCGAGTCGTACGGCGGCCTGGGCCTGACGATGGAAGAAGAGGTGCGCGTGCTGCTGGAGCTGTGCCAGACCTCGCCGGCCTTTCGCTCGGTGATCGGCACCACGGTGGGCATTGGCGCGATGGGCATCCTGATGGATGGCACGCCCGCGCAGAAGGATCTGTGGCTGCCCAAGATGGCCACCGGCGAGGTGATGGCCAGCTTTGCGCTCACCGAGCCCGAGTCGGGGTCAGATGCGGCCTCGCTGCGCACCACGGCGATCCGGCAGGGTGACCATTACGTCGTCAACGGCAGCAAGCGCTACATCACCAACGCGCCGCAGGCCGGGGTGTTCACGCTGATGGCGCGCACCAACCCTGCCGACAAGGGCGCGGGCGGCGTGTCGGCCTTCATCGTCGATGCCAAGAGCCCCGGCATCTCGCTGGGCAAGCCCGATCAGAAGATGGGCCAGCGCGGCGCCCACACCTGCGACGTGGTGTTCGACAACGTGCGCGTGCCGGCCGCCAACCTGATCGGCGGCGTGGAAGGGCGCGGCTTCAAGACCGCGATGAAGGTGCTGGAAAAGGGCCGCATCCACATTGCCGCGGTGTGCGTGGGCGTGGCCCGGCGCATGCTGGACGATGCGCTGAAGTACGCGATGGAGCGCCAGCAGTTCGGCCAGAAGATCGCCGAGTTTCAGCTGGTGCAGGCCCTGCTGGCCGACAGCCAGGCCGAGCTGTACGCGGCCGAGTGCATGACGCTGGACGCCGCCCGCAAGCGCGACGAGGGCCGCGACGTGGCGCTGGAAGCCAGCTGCTGCAAGATGTTCGCCAGCGAGATGTGCGGCCGCGTGGCCGACCGCGCGGTGCAGATCCTGGGCGGCGCCGGCTACATGAGCGAATACGGCATCGAGCGCTTCTACCGCGATGTGCGCATCTTCCGCATCTACGAAGGCACCACGCAGATCCAGCAGATCGTGATTGCGCGGGCGATGGTGAAGGCGGCTGCGGCCTCGGCTTGA
- a CDS encoding MFS transporter: MAANGGAGGPGYWATVAGLAVGQVLAWAVLFYAFSSLVLPMGRELGWQQATLMGAFTLGLAVSGVTGYAVGAAIDAGRGRRVMTAGAVLGGLGCLGWSLVSAPWMLYAVWAVLGAAMAMTLYEPAFAVLTKRYPERYAHGITMLTLLGGFASTLSFPAVAWLLQWGWRASLQVMGLLLLLGVAPLHAWALRGPMLVATPPRADAQADATLHQALRHSAFWLLTLCFTLYSFSQSAFWSHVMPAFADRGATEAEAVKVLMIIGPAQVAGRLLYVFAGRAWSLRVVGVGVLLTLPLSYALLALGSGPLVWVAFATAFGIANGLVTIVRGALVPQFFGRAHIGRIGGLMGGIGAVSRAFAPVAASGLLVWLGGYRGLLLALCLLGLVAVVCFGLARRPSAR, from the coding sequence ATGGCCGCAAACGGCGGGGCGGGCGGCCCCGGCTACTGGGCCACCGTGGCGGGCCTGGCCGTGGGCCAGGTGCTGGCCTGGGCCGTGTTGTTCTATGCCTTCTCGAGCCTGGTGCTGCCGATGGGCCGCGAGCTGGGCTGGCAGCAGGCCACGCTGATGGGGGCCTTCACGCTGGGCCTGGCGGTGAGCGGGGTCACGGGCTACGCGGTGGGTGCGGCCATCGACGCCGGGCGCGGCCGCCGGGTGATGACCGCCGGCGCCGTGCTGGGCGGCCTGGGCTGCCTGGGCTGGAGCCTGGTGAGCGCGCCCTGGATGCTGTACGCCGTGTGGGCGGTGTTGGGCGCGGCCATGGCCATGACGCTGTACGAGCCCGCCTTTGCGGTGTTGACCAAGCGCTACCCCGAGCGTTATGCGCATGGCATCACCATGCTCACGCTGCTGGGCGGTTTTGCCAGCACGCTGAGCTTTCCGGCCGTGGCCTGGCTGCTGCAGTGGGGTTGGCGCGCCTCGCTGCAGGTGATGGGCCTGCTGCTGTTGCTGGGCGTGGCGCCCTTGCATGCCTGGGCGCTGCGCGGGCCGATGCTGGTGGCCACGCCGCCACGTGCCGACGCGCAGGCCGATGCCACGCTGCACCAGGCGCTGCGCCACAGTGCGTTCTGGCTGCTGACGCTGTGCTTCACGCTGTACTCGTTTTCGCAATCGGCCTTCTGGTCGCATGTGATGCCGGCCTTTGCCGATCGCGGGGCCACCGAGGCCGAGGCCGTGAAGGTGCTGATGATCATCGGCCCGGCCCAGGTGGCCGGCCGCCTGCTGTACGTGTTTGCCGGCCGTGCCTGGAGCCTGCGCGTGGTGGGCGTGGGCGTGCTGCTGACCCTGCCGCTGTCGTATGCCTTGCTGGCCCTGGGGTCGGGGCCGCTGGTGTGGGTGGCCTTCGCCACCGCCTTCGGCATTGCCAACGGCCTGGTCACCATCGTGCGCGGGGCGCTGGTGCCGCAGTTTTTCGGCCGCGCGCACATCGGCCGCATCGGTGGGCTGATGGGCGGCATCGGCGCGGTGAGCCGGGCCTTTGCGCCGGTGGCGGCTTCGGGCCTGCTGGTGTGGCTGGGGGGCTATCGGGGCTTGCTGCTGGCCTTGTGTCTGTTGGGCTTGGTGGCGGTGGTTTGTTTTGGCTTGGCTCGTCGGCCCTCTGCTCGATAG
- a CDS encoding acyl-CoA dehydrogenase family protein, with translation MDLNFTPEELAFRAEIRQWVAESLPKDLSHKVLNSLRLSRDDMQRWAKILGAKGWLGYGWPKQFGGPGWTAIQKHLFEEECALAGAPRIVPFGPVMVAPVIMAFGTPEQHQRFLPGIASGEVWWSQGYSEPGSGSDLASLKTRAERQGDKFIVNGQKTWTTLGQFGEWIFCLVRTSTEGKPQTGISFLLIDMKSPGITVRPIITLDGEHEVNEVFFDNVEVPAENLIGEENKGWTYAKHLLAHERTNIADVNRAKRELERLKRVARAEGVYDEPRFRDQIALLEVDVVALEMLVLRVLSAEKSGKQSLDIAGLLKIRGSEMQQRYTELMMLAAGPVTQLYAHEAMEAGWQGDFAGAAAVAPLAGTYFNMRKTTIYGGSNEVQRNIIAQTVLG, from the coding sequence ATGGACCTGAACTTCACCCCGGAAGAACTCGCCTTCCGCGCCGAGATCCGGCAATGGGTGGCCGAGAGCCTGCCCAAGGACTTGAGCCACAAGGTTTTGAACTCGCTGCGCCTGTCGCGCGACGACATGCAGCGCTGGGCCAAGATCCTCGGCGCCAAGGGCTGGCTGGGCTATGGCTGGCCCAAGCAGTTTGGCGGCCCGGGCTGGACGGCGATCCAGAAGCACCTGTTCGAGGAAGAGTGCGCGCTGGCCGGTGCGCCGCGCATCGTGCCCTTCGGCCCGGTGATGGTGGCGCCGGTGATCATGGCCTTCGGCACGCCCGAGCAGCACCAGCGCTTTCTGCCCGGCATCGCCTCGGGCGAGGTGTGGTGGAGCCAGGGCTACTCCGAGCCGGGCTCGGGCTCCGACCTGGCGTCGCTGAAGACCCGCGCCGAACGCCAGGGCGACAAGTTCATCGTCAACGGCCAGAAGACCTGGACCACGCTGGGCCAGTTTGGCGAGTGGATCTTCTGCCTGGTGCGCACCAGCACCGAGGGCAAGCCGCAAACCGGCATCAGCTTCCTGCTGATCGACATGAAGAGCCCCGGCATCACCGTGCGGCCGATCATCACGCTCGATGGCGAGCACGAGGTCAACGAGGTGTTCTTCGACAACGTCGAGGTGCCGGCCGAGAACCTGATCGGCGAAGAGAACAAGGGCTGGACCTACGCCAAGCACCTGCTGGCGCACGAGCGCACCAACATCGCCGACGTCAACCGCGCCAAGCGCGAGCTCGAGCGCCTGAAGCGCGTGGCCCGCGCCGAGGGCGTGTACGACGAGCCGCGCTTTCGCGACCAGATCGCGCTGCTGGAAGTGGACGTGGTGGCGCTCGAGATGCTGGTGCTGCGCGTGCTGTCGGCCGAGAAGAGCGGCAAGCAGAGCCTGGACATCGCCGGCCTGCTGAAGATCCGCGGCAGCGAGATGCAGCAGCGCTACACCGAGCTGATGATGCTGGCCGCCGGCCCTGTGACCCAGCTCTATGCGCACGAGGCCATGGAGGCCGGCTGGCAGGGCGACTTTGCCGGTGCTGCCGCCGTGGCGCCGCTGGCCGGCACCTACTTCAACATGCGCAAGACCACCATCTACGGCGGCTCGAACGAAGTGCAGCGCAACATCATTGCGCAGACCGTGCTCGGCTGA